The Pyxicephalus adspersus chromosome 1, UCB_Pads_2.0, whole genome shotgun sequence sequence ATGTCATGCATTCATTCTCTTGACTGAGAGAGACGTTCAATCCCTCGCTGGTCGAACTACTAGAGTTTCCATTTTCTAAAGCTATTGATGACTCTTCAGATGAGTTAACTTCACTGATATCTGAACAAACCTGGATAGCGTTGTCTGGGGAAGCATTAGAAGAATTAACCATGGAGTGCCTTTGCATTTTCTTTAGGTGATGTCTTAAATGTCGAAGCATGTTGATTTTATTCCGGAACTTTCGGGCACATATAACACATGTAAAGCAGCCTCCTTCGTGATGTGTCTGTGCATGTCTAAAGATGTGACCACCTAAAAATTCTTTGTTGCACAAAGTACAATGATGTTTAGGAACATTATGCTCCATTTTATTAGTACTGGGAACTGCATGATTCTTTCTAGAATGTAAAGGaagttttattttgctgcttGTTTCTTTGTGCTTTAATACGCCATTGCGTAACTGAATCAAAGACTCATCCAGAGGCAAGCTGGGTTCCACCTCATTATCCTGTTCAGGTGTACACATGACCAAGGCAGCCTTTTCTCCAAGCAGTTCTGCACAATTTTGCTGAATCATTTGAAAATTCCAGAATTCTGGATCGAATAATAATCCTCTTTTTAAGATAGGAAGCAATTCAAAGCGTACTCTGTTCTCTACGTAGCTGTTAAACTCATTATACTCCTCATCAGAATATTTGTACAAACGTTCCACATCCCTGTAGGATTCTATGGTGCGCTCCAAAAAGAAAACTGATAGTGCACAGATTCTGCAAATTTCCAAGTCCGTAGGAAACAGGTATGCtaaagttttataaattaaagatttAGCCTCAGGATCATCATGAAGATCCAGTTGTAGTGCACATCCACACAGCTCCACTGACAGCTGCACGCCAGTTTCTCCAACCTAAAAGAGAGAACAAAGTATATTACAAATATCTTACTTTagtaaaaattactatttttttactcTCATCAGCTAATCTTTATCTAATGTATAGGTCTATTCAGggaaaaacaatacatttgtaaGCATTCATATAGGCACTTACCTCATTTCTAATGGCTTTCATGAAGGGGAAAATGACTTTAACATTGGCAGCAATCCTCAGCATGTTGTAGCATTGTTCTAGAAATACTTCTTTTGAAGGGTTCACTTTTAACTGAAGTTTAGCCCATATGAAAATTAAATCCCTGCAAATAACAGAATGTTACATTTCTTAGTATACATTTAGagatttatattttaatcataaaaatgCCCTAAATTTATTCTTAGTAAAAGGCAAAAGATTTTTCTCCACAATTTACTGCAGGAAATGAAAACATTCAATGTTCAGTCAGGTAGAAATATTCTACTATACTTTTTATGATTATTCTCACTGTGAAATGTCAGCAGGTAaagtatatacagaatatttcaTCTTTTAACTGCCAATTAGTTCTAAAAATGTGGTCTGCTAAATATAATACAATCATCCTTCCGATGACTTAGCACAAAGCAACAGCATTATCTAATCATGTGATACACTCTATACCGCAGCTATTTCATATCATTGATAATTGTTCTTCAACCTATTATAAACTTaccaaacacaatacatttttccaGTCTGTAATTGTGTGACGAGAAAAGCTTCACTTAGCTGAAATGCCAAAGCAGTCTTCCCTTCTTTTTCaatattgcaaatgatttttacacCGTCACCAGGATCTATTCGCAGCACAtgctaaaatttaaaaacaaaatatatatatatagatttctggacatttttttctcactcatttgctatttttttgcaaatgcttttagtcctggaccagatccatttcagatttcctggatcacccagcttcactgaaaaagtATCTTCTTAAGTCTTTgatggttttaataaatcagggccaattgTGAAGAGGCAAATGTATTTAAGTtcagaagagacattgcatgtcccttctgtaatgaAGAATCTGCCttcctgcaattttttattttgtttttttaacttaagtCCCGCTTTAAAGGTTTGCTGGCATCTTATTTCTCTATAATTCAAGTTGTGATGTTTCTCAGCCCTCTCTTTTACCTGGTGAAGTTTTGACAAAATCACACTTTCCCCCCCAGTGTGTCTTGCTTTGCCCtgagtaaaattattttattttgacatcaTTCAGCATTACGTGACAATTTTTAGGGCGTAGAGTAATCATAAAGGACAGCACTcttgaatacataaaaaatgtatgaaaaatatttgaTGAAATGAACAGTGGGCCATGAGAGGTGATAACGTTTTAAAGAAAAGCCATGAGGTTTCAAAATATTGGTCAAATAATGGTTAGTAAAAAAATGAACCAAAGTGTCATGCGTGATGTACATTTTCTGCTAGAACATTGTTGTTCGTTGCCAGTGCAGATGGTCCAGTACTGATGTACACATATATCGTAGGCACTTTCAGCGGCTACACAACAAGAAGGTCACATTGGCAGCATTAAGTTTTTTAGTAATAGTAGATAATAAAGAGCTAGACCTCCCTCTCCTATGTGCACCAATAAAcagaaacacagattttttttttaactaagtaaacttaataataataacatacctCGGGAAGCAACTTATCCGTTAGATTGGTCATATGCAGACATATGAAGTAGGCCTGATGGTAATAGAGATTTTTACTGACTTCCGGGTGACTTAAACAGGTAGTAATCAGAGCCACAGCTTCAGAAATACGTTCACAGGCGATGAGGTATCTCACCCTGAATTCAAAGAACAGCTGATTCTCAGACCTCAAGTATCTGTCCACTACAAGAAAAAACAAGTTATTATTGTTTTTCCAAACTAAGCAAAAGCAAGACATGATCACTTGTTCTTATAGTTCACTGTTTATTACaatctaataaaatcttttttattaacacaaatgtaaaaatatataaagtgcaaTCAGGAAAAGTCTAAAAAACttgtctaaaaaaagaaaaaaatattcaaacacacAAAGTAATGTGTTTTTCTGTTACTTTAAGGAACACaaactatttataaaagaaacaaaacaaaatagcaatAGGGGGCCTATTTGTATTATCCATGCCAAATTACTTCTGAcagaataaaatgttacaaaccTCTAAAGTTACTTGAACTGTATGTGGTAATTTACAGTCCAACAACTAGCAGATGTATGagatttttgataaaaattttatACTGAGCTCCAGCTTTACCTACATTTTTGAACAGGTTTCTTTTATCCACCGAATTGTATTGCACACTGTGAACTGCACACAATGTAAACTATAAAaattgcagcaagtcagacagatcccaactaatttcctggctggaggatatcCAGTATTATCCAGCCCTTTCCTCTCCGGTTCAACTGATTCTACCTAGCCCTTCTATTATGGTTCcgttttttttcaattatggaATTTCTGCATTACACATGGGGGTTACACAAAGTATGTAAAACACACCTAGAATGTCTAttccaaaatatttgaaaaaaataattgtgatttcTAAATAgctacattttatgcagtgcagCCTAAACTACCAAACACTGGCATATGAAATATAACAGATGTGGGAAGTTTTTTGCattcagtaatatttattttaaaatacaaaatgtatacaaaatacaaaatagtcaGAAAGACTATACAACATACACAAATCATTgccataaaaagtttatttaatttatcttggattttgcttttatttttgtggggAGTACAGGAGAAGCAGACTAAACAGAGCAGCCTAGTGCAGAATTTTGTCACTACAgagtacagtaaataaatatttactaaggGCACCAATTCAATTTTTTGCACTTAAACCCCAAGCAAAATTGCTTACCAATATCTTGAGGTTCAGATTTTCCCTTAAGTATAGCTTGTAATACTGGATCCTCCCAGGGTCCTCCATCTTTGATGACGCATGTGACTAATCGCAGATCTGTGTGGTCATATTGGATAAGAAGGTCATGGCATTCCTGAAAGATATAGGGTGTTATTAAGACATGAACCTTTATATCACtgtagtttttatgttttgtagacAGTGAGCCCCAATTATTCAATGTAATGCAGTTACTAAAAAACCTTTATTCATTGCCCTTTAGGTactaataatgcatttttaaagctacTACTAGTGTCACTGcatataatttatcttttatcCCAAAATTAATTATGAGAAAATTAAAACTGACACATGATGGAAACTTTTCCTAGCATTACAGTGTACGtaaagccatttattttaatgaagattGTAGATAGTGTAATGTAGAGTGTAAGGGTTGTCTGTGTCCCTTCTAGGGAAATTAACCTTCACTGACAGTTAGAGATTTCAACAAAgtagtgatgggaaatctaaaatgtttgactttccacagaaaagttaaaaaaacaaacaaaaaaaaaaaaacactttccaatGGGAATAATTTTCTGATAGCAACTGTTTATAAGGCAATATCATCTTGAAAGATCTCTTAACTTCCTGCTCTGTTTTTTTCAccaatgacagaaaaaaaatcttattgcaaactttaaaaaattgtactcCTCAGGCacggctttattacagaaagggtgagacaatgtcctttctgcaataaaacgtaCTCACCTGACTGATCGCTCCCTTAGCTGTCTAAATTATTAAGCTGTgaagctcagtgttggttgcagGAATACCCAGCACGCACACTTCACCAATGAAGTGACAAAAGTTCATTATGTGATGGAGAGTAAATACAGAAACATGCAAAAACATCACATTGCTTGCTTGCTACAGGAGCCCACAAATGATTTACCAGTTTTAATTGTGTATTTGACAACGCTCACATCTGGCTATTGTATGATCAGTCAGAGCGTGGCATTGTAGGGGGCTGCACACATATGCCCccttccagattttttttggGGGTTGTGAGATAAAGGTCAGACCATGGCCCTGCTATGCAGGAGCAGGCTTCTTTTGTACCCTTTACATAGCACATAAAGTAAACtgatattattaaaacatattgctttattaattttttgaggaccaaaaagaataaataaacaaaagttatAGTGGTGCGTTAGCACATCCTACATATTATCACAGGAAATTGTGCTAGACCTATACATCAGGCTTGCAAAGATTCATACAAGTTGTATAGGAAACATTAACACGACAGAGTATATTTCTTCAGACTCACTCGTATGGTATCATACTAACAAAATAATTACCTGCACTGAGCCAAGAATGTCTTTTAAAGGAGATTCATAAAACTCGTCTTTCCCGAAAAACAGCAGCAATTCAAACAGACTCCTGAAAGATAGCAAACATATATTATATGCAAGACATAATGCATTATGCAAAATATACAcatcaaacaataaaacacactGAAAACAATAAATAGGTTACagcattatatttaaatgatctcAGCTTCAAGCAAACCAAAGTACAAAATTACCACATAATGTTCCCTGTATATTATAATTCTAGTTTCATGCTGGAAATCATTTCCAAAataagaatttatatttatagtcCTTACCAAAGCACTTAAATTTGAGGCAGCTGCAGTCTGTAGTAGAAGATAATAAAAACTTACCTCTCCAAAAGTCCAGTCTTTGATCTCTAACAGAATAGCAGAAATTCTCATTTAATTAGGGCAAGCCACAGTGTCCCATAGAACAGGGTAACATGTATTGCACTAGGTTGTGGCACACTAAAGGGCACATTCATTATTGGGAGCCACtagggtgccattcaaaatgaccCCCCCCCAGTGTACATTACACAAGCATAGTCCACTATTGTCACTGGTAACCC is a genomic window containing:
- the ZNF654 gene encoding zinc finger protein 654 isoform X2 encodes the protein MSLFELLLFFGKDEFYESPLKDILGSVQECHDLLIQYDHTDLRLVTCVIKDGGPWEDPVLQAILKGKSEPQDIVDRYLRSENQLFFEFRVRYLIACERISEAVALITTCLSHPEVSKNLYYHQAYFICLHMTNLTDKLLPEHVLRIDPGDGVKIICNIEKEGKTALAFQLSEAFLVTQLQTGKMYCVWDLIFIWAKLQLKVNPSKEVFLEQCYNMLRIAANVKVIFPFMKAIRNEVGETGVQLSVELCGCALQLDLHDDPEAKSLIYKTLAYLFPTDLEICRICALSVFFLERTIESYRDVERLYKYSDEEYNEFNSYVENRVRFELLPILKRGLLFDPEFWNFQMIQQNCAELLGEKAALVMCTPEQDNEVEPSLPLDESLIQLRNGVLKHKETSSKIKLPLHSRKNHAVPSTNKMEHNVPKHHCTLCNKEFLGGHIFRHAQTHHEGGCFTCVICARKFRNKINMLRHLRHHLKKMQRHSMVNSSNASPDNAIQVCSDISEVNSSEESSIALENGNSSSSTSEGLNVSLSQENECMTSDENHLTDRNLELLHHSTATQTSFSTDVSNADDTSAVLGNMEIGEEKSDRDLTQHAKLNGSVFSKEDSKVGHQCPAQGCHRVFHRVRALNKHARKAHPSDDKVQQHIMAWNKGKCRFCQRKFSNGRHFIDHLKRHVYPNVYFCQQQNCNKNFKFASQLSEHQLNHKTVKVECGFINCTEVFEQISSLYEHEAQHYEQNAGEVGSSLVNEEPVSQVPVHCLPQEETVNHQRLTTAMKKERTVDEEMADLPVPSWKFRKDVAEPKTYKQTEKKMNGEVQTAEQTFQTSCNDSKSNTRLETVEETPPVIEEQIPNGHDVEERTVSDVDTIVTSDSTTKSNLDKTLHSNMAQGIEQKSTTVENHPGDPKPNQPAKSAAFSSGGTRPYSRPLPPSYLAEQYLSMPKRRKGNQDAINENPTDSKTSVEKLRCRRCLTNYCSLEALEEHLAQKKCQLYFGFDSDDESAW